The Arachis ipaensis cultivar K30076 chromosome B03, Araip1.1, whole genome shotgun sequence region NNNNNNNNNNNNNNNNNNNNNNNNNNNNNNNNNNNNNNNNNNNNNNNNNNNNNNNNNNNNNNNNNNNNNNNNNNNNNNNNNNNNNNNNNNNNNNNNNNNNNNNNNNNNNNNNNNNNNNNNNNNNNNNNNNNNNNNNNNNNNNNNNNNNNNNNNNNNNNNNNNNNNNNNNNNNNNNNNNNNNNNNNNNNNNNNNNNNNNNNNNNNNNNNNNNNNNNNNNNNNNNNNNNNNNNNNNNNNNNNNNNNNNNNNNNNNNNNNNNNNNNNNNNNNNNNNNNNNNNNNNNNNNNNNNNNNNNNNNNNNNNNNNNNNNNNNNNNNNNNNNNNNNNNNNNNNNNNNNNNNNNNNNNNNNNNNNNNNNNNNNNNNNNNNNNNNNNNNNNNNNNNNNNNNNNNNNNNNNNNNNNNNNNNNNNNNNNNNNNNNNNNNNNNNNNNNNNNNNNNNNNNNNNNNNNNNNNNNNNNNNNNNNNNNNNNNNNNNNNNNNNNNNNNNNNNNNNNNNNNNNNNNNNNNNNNNNNNNNNNNNNNNNNNNNNNNNNNNNNNNNNNNNNNNNNNNNNNNNNNNNNNNNNNNNNNNNNNNNNNNNNNNNNNNNNNNNNNNNNNNNNNNNNNNNNNNNNNNNNNNNNNNNNNNNNNNNNNNNNNNNNNNNNNNNNNNNNNNNNNNNNNNNNNNNNNNNNNNNNNNNNNNNNNNNNNNNNNNNNNNNNNNNNNNNNNNNNNNNNNNNNNNNNNNNNNNNNNNNNNNNNNNNNNNNNNNNNNNNNNNNNNNNNNNNNNNNNNNNNNNNNNNNNNNNNNNNNNNNNNNNNNNNNNNNNNNNNNNNNNNNNNNNNNNNNNNNNNNNNNNNNNNNNNNNNNNNNNNNNNNNNNNNNNNNNNNNNNNNNNNNNNNNNNNNNNNNNNNNNNNNNNNNNNNNNNNNNNNNNNNNNNNNNNNNNNNNNNNNNNNNNNNNNNNNNNNNNNNNNNNNNNNNNNNNNNNNNNNNNNNNNNNNNNNNNNNNNNNNNNNNNNNNNNNNNNNNNNNNNNNNNNNNNNNNNNNNNNNNNNNNNNNNNNNNNNNNNNNNNNNNNNNNNNNNNNNNNNNNNNNNNNNNNNNNNNNNNNNNNNNNNNNNNNNNNNNNNNNNNNNNNNNNNNNNNNNNNNNNNNNNNNNNNNNNNNNNNNNNNNNNNNNNNNNNNNNNNNNNNNNNNNNNNNNNNNNNNNNNNNNNNNNNNNNNNNNNNNNNNNNNNNNNNNNNNNNNNNNNNNNNNNNNNNNNNNNNNNNNNNNNNNNNNNNNNNNNNNNNNNNNNNNNNNNNNNNNNNNNNNNNNNNNNNNNNNNNNNNNNNNNNNNNNNNNNNNNNNNNNNNNNNNNNNNNNNNNNNNNNNNNNNNNNNNNNNNNNNNNNNNNNNNNNNNNNNNNNNNNNNNNNNNNNNNNNNNNNNNNNNNNNNNNNNNNNNNNNNNNNNNNNNNNNNNNNNNNNNNNNNNNNNNNNNNNNNNNNNNNNNNNNNNNNNNNNNNNNNNNNNNNNNNNNNNNNNNNNNNNNNNGTATTTCTGCTCCTGCgaaggggaagggaagaagaatAAGGgggaaaggaaaaagaaaaagaagttgtCCACGATCCATCTCTGCCTCTGCTTCTGCTGCCACCTTCGTATGTTTTTGGTCTCTAaggtaaggacgattttaaaactaagttaaaccttagagttgattttgtatgcaaaaaaaggttggggacaaaaaaaaatttcggcctataccttagagaccaaaatcgtacttaaaaTAGCACGTGATAATCAAGATAGAGTTGTATAGAAGTTTGACAAGGAAGGcattttttcaactaactcttttgtgcaggtgttgcagTCATAGAAACGATTCCGGAGGATATTACCGCTACAGTTTTACTAGAACCATATGGAAAGGTTTGGTTCCACCACAAGTTGAGTTATTTATCTGGTTTGCTTTGATAGGAAGAGTAAATACAAAAGAAAGATTGCATAGACTGGGCATTATGAGCCACGGTGATAACATGTGTGTTCTATGTAAAAAAGATGTTGAACATATTTACCACTTGTTTCTTGGTTGTGagtttacttggcaggtgtggtgtaaATAGCTTTCTGAATTTGGGAGGCTGTGGTCTGTTCCGGGTTCACTGAAAGAGCACTTCGAGAGTTGGATAGGCGTCATTAGCAAGAAAGAGGAGCAAAACTAGTGGCTCATAGGTTTTTTTGCAGTTATGTGGAATGTATGGCTTGAGAGGAACAGGCGGATATTTAATAACAAAGAGGCCAGTGTACAAGAGGTGTTCACAAATCTTTGACCAATTATAGAGAGTGGAATAGTGCGgatcccttttgttgttgatggcaatgccgaaagTAACATTTGGGATTGTGTTTACGATGCTTTTGTTGCTTTGTTGTCTGAGTCCTTTATTTCTGTCGCTCTACTTTATTGTGTTGAACtcgtttgtttaaaaaaaatggaaacaTATGAAACCGTTTCCATAAAGATTTTTACACTTCCATTTTTGTAATTAATGTTTACTAACACTaataatcaatttcaagcaacatTATAGTAGATTCCCAAACAAATCCAATATAAAATCCATTAAGATAAACTTTTactaaatttggattttgaatttttttaattacatttacaaacaacaacaacaaagccttgccccactaggtggggtcggctacatgaatcaaacgacgccattgtgctctgtcatgtatcatgtctacagagagaccatttacatgtagatctcgtttaaccacctcatggatggtcttcttaggtcttcctctgcctttcgccctttgtccatcttctatctcatccaccctcctgactgggtgttctatcggtcttcttctcacatgtccaaaccacctgagacgcgattcaaccatctttacCACAATGGGTGCTGCTCCAACTCtatcccttatatcttcattccttattttatccaatcgcgtatgaccactcatccatctcaacatcttcatctctgccacactcagcttatgttcgtgctcccctttggccgcccaacactccgtaccataaagcatagccgatCTTATAGCGGTgcaatagaatttacctttaagttttaaaggcacttttttgtcgcatataaaactaggtgcactccgccattttgaccaacctgcttggattcTATGATTTATATCCTGTTCAAtttctccattatcctgtatgatgcacccaagatacttaaaacttttaacttttcgtaggatattttctccaatcttcatctctatattagggttttcccttctcagaaTAAACTTATATTCCATATATtctgtcttgctacggcttatgcgtagaccatacacttctagagcttctctccataagtccaacttcttatttaggtcttcccttgactctcccataaggacaatatcatcggcaaaaagcatgcaccatggcacaggctcttggatgtgctctgtgagtacttccaagactaatgtgaaaaggtatggacttaaggatgatccctggtgtaatcctaccaatagaaaattcctctgtcacaccaccttgagtcttcacactagttgttgCCCCATCATATATGtatttaattgcacgaatatatgcgatccttattctcctcttttctaaaaccttccataagacctctctcggcaccctatcatacgctttttccaaatcaataaacaccatatgtagatcccttttattactacgatacctctctattatccttcttaataggtatatcgtttcagtggtagatctgcctgacataaatccaaattggttctctattacttgtgtctcttttctcaacctccattctatcacccttttccataacttcatggtatgactcatgagcttgatccctctatagtttctgcaactttgtatatcccccttattcttgtagataggtaccaaggtgctctttctccactcatcaggaatcttctttgaccttaaaatctcattaaaaatctTGGTTAACCAGTtaatgcctttttctccaaggcccttccaaacctcaatcgggatattatcaggtcctactgccttGCCATTTTTCATTTGCTTTAGatcctcttttacctcgaagtctcgaatccttcgatagtagtcaaagttttgatcttcttcccttgtgcataaccgagcctttgcataaccgaccaaggctcgggagagtcttctgtccctcattaaataactcgtagaagtagctcttccacctttcattaatcttctcatCTTGAaccaacacctctccatccttatcctttatgcacttgaCCTGATCCAAATCgctcgttcttctttcacggctctttgcgattctatatatacctttttctctttctttcgtgcccaaagactggtagagaccctcatatgctcttgttcttgcttcacttacagccacttttgtctcttacTTAGCTGTCTTACATTTTTTCCAATTATCTGcgttgcggcataaagaccactctttaaagcactctctttttatctttatcttttcttgtacactcgcattccaccaccaggactccttgtctcttggtcctattcctttagattcaccaaagctttcttttgctgttcttctaataacttctgccatctccctacACATCTCTTCCGtgcttccattcccatcccactttgcctcttctcctacccgtcttaggaagcttctttgttcctcacctttcatccgccaccacctcgtctttgggttcttcgtatgatgtcttttcctcaacttttgtttaatgcgaaaatccatgacgagcaccctatgttgtgttgtcaaactctctcccaagataattttacaattaatgcaaaatttccggtcgactctcctcaacaagaagtcgtcgatttgagagcttgtcatgccactcttataagttataagatgttcgtctctctttttaaagcatgtatttgcgatgagaagatcaaaagttgaggaaaagtccaaaatagtttgaCCCTCGGTATTGATCACtccgaaaccatggcctccgtgaatactcccatacccagtcacttctctcccaacatggccatttaaatctcctcataagaaaatcttatctcccgaaGGTATGTattgaaccaaactctctagatcctcccaaaaccttatcttgtgttggtCGTCCAAACCCACTTGCGGTgtataggcgctaatcacatggaaagcacttccctccaccacaagtttgatagagatgatccgatctcccaccctcttaACATCTACTAcatccttcttccactgcttattcACGATAATTCCAAacccattcctattcttcacctttcttGTATACTAAAGTTTGAAaacagaagtatccaactccctagccttcgcaccaacccattttgtttcttgtaggcacataatgttaatcttcttccttgtcatggtgtccaccacctccatgtaCTTTCCtattagagtgcctatgttccatatcctaaatctcaaccttctgtcgctctgacctttaccttttactttgtgaactaacTTATTTACCATCAtccgttcacgaaaacgcgaaaatccttgctcatttaacactacatccagGCACCGATGCAACTGTTCTTACTCATTTGGCACCGTACTCCAGCCATACAGCGCGTTGCTTCCGGacaacgacctagctttagcgcaataatatctttgattcatgtcatggggattcgactatatttttatattggttgtcgaagacctaacacaaccctcctcctttattcGGATTTGAgaccggctatgtaccgcaagtgtaacataaACGTAGTTTTTTTAATTacatttgaaattttttatttttaaaagtttcaaATGTTATTTTCTTATGTTATGTTGTTgactatgtaatatgtaatgttaaCTCAATGCTCTCTCTTTTGTATTTATTTACTGAGATGAGTGAAAGCTGGGAAGTTCAGGAATTAACAAGTGAAGAATCTATGTAGATTAGATATAGGGCGGGAAGACACTCAACAATCTCGCCCAAAAaaatcattttcttttctttcaggtCAGGCATTTAGGAAAGATGGCAATACAAATATTAGATACAATAACAATAATCTTGACTAAATGAAGAATGAGCGTGAAAATATCGGCCTCGTATAACACAGTGGATAAAAACATCTACTTAGACCAAGCAACTGCATCTATATCAGCTTGTGCACTTCGGTATAACTCGAGCCTCTTTGCAAGGGCACCACGTCTTTCCATGATCGCAGGATCCTCATTCAGCAATGATGACAGCCGTTTTTGCTGTAAAACAATATATCAAGATCAAATGAAAAACAACGCAAGAACATTAAAACATAATGTTCAGTAAATAAATGAAAGTATTGGAAAGAGGGATGGATATCTTACATCCATTTTGCCTAGCTCGGTGAAAAAGTGATCAAGTAGGCTACGTTTTGCTTCCCGCACTTGACAATACACAATAGACTTGGGAATTGAATGCCGCAAGCTTGCACACACCATATTGACATAAGACAAAATTGTTGTTCCTGTTTTTACAGAGACATGGGCACCGTCAGTACTTATATGCATTTCCAACATAATACGAACTAGGTTGTAATTATGGAATTACAGACTGAATTAGATACTCTTATTTTTTGGTAGAACTTACCAATTCTCCTTAGATATGAATCATTATATCGATCAAAAATTGAGTGGGTAGGATTGCCACCCTTGTCAACATCTTGAGGAAGCTTCCGAAAGAAATCAACTGTCAGATAGCCACACTCCATGTCAACAAGCTGCAGTGTTGCCTTTTTGCTTTCCTCCCTCATTCTCTCTAATGAATCAACAGCCGCACTCCCTACCTCAACTCGGAGACCAGGATATTGCTTCAAGTCCTGTAAGTCATGCAAGCAACTTATGGAATATGGACGGGTTCAAATATCATAAGTAATATGATACTTATCAAGCACAAATTTAGAggcaagaaaacaaaacaaatatTAAATCAACAAAAATTGAAACATACCAATGTCTCACTAACAGCTTTGTGAACCAGGTCTTTCAATAATGAATGAACCTGGATGCATTCAATTCAAAACAACACATCAAAGAGCATGAAcaacaaaaccaaacaataaAGTTGAAAGGGTAAATGAATCGACTATGACAAAAACACAGGATGCATCAAACGCAGGGCAATACTGAAGTTAAGGCTATGGTTTTTCTCTTCAAGAGGCTAAGTTGCCAATTAGAATTATGAGAGGAATTCTCTTATGTATTCTTTTTCACCATGTCCTTTTCACAAACAAGGTCTGAAAAAAAATGGTTTTGGGTACAAATAAATTCCCCTTGTTTGGAATGACTGGCAGTGAACTTCCAATTGCTGTATGAATGTTCTACCATGATAATACATACCGCATCAACAGCTGCCTCAGCAGGGCCCCTAATAGTAATTAGAGAAGATTCAATAAGTCGACGGTATCCTTGTTCTGGAGCAATAAGATGAGGTTGATACCCATCAGCTTCTGTGATAAGTTTCCTTATATTTTCCATTGAGAGCTGCCTATCAAACTGTAACCTTTTCAAAGCAGCAGGGAGCTGATTGTCAAAGACATTATATATTTTATCACCTCCAGGTCGCCTGTATGAGATTGATAAATTATAAAAGTTAGTACAAAAAACATGAATAAAGCACAAAGATAACTACAAAACGAACAGGTAATGATAGGttatgaaatttaaaaaattaaatagaaagaagaaaaaagatttAAACATACACGCCATCAAGATGTTCTTTAAATATTTGATCAAATGAACGGCATATTTCCATGATTGCGTACAACTTTCCCTGCATCCAAGTGCCACAGTCATTAGAAAATATCAGTCATCCTCTGGGAAAATGAAGTGTCATGACATCTTGTCATCATAACAACTAGTCAGCTACCAAAGATCAATCCAACAAAAGCAAAGCATGGGACCTATAAAAATAACCATATTGGAATTGATAAGGCAAATCACTTGAACAATGAAGAGCAAGCATACCCCAGCATCAGCTGCAACAGGCTTTCCTAAACGTGTCAATTCAGCTTCAAGTTCAGCAATTGTCTTGTTAATAAGAGATTGAATGCCAGGAATTTTGGACTTGATAACTGTCTCCAAATGCTGGTATAAAAAAGCATTATGATTTAGGCATTAGGGGGCACTATAACAAGAATCACATTTAACAAAAGCAAAAGAATAGGCCAATGATGATATGTATTGTAATTTTTGTACCTTCGAGAGCATCTTGGCTAGGTGCTCAGAACCCATTCTCTTAGCAAGGTGTTTATACTCAGGGGTACTATTAAAGTACTCACGTTCTCTACGTCTGGCAGCAATCATATCAACATTCTTGTTTATATCTTGTTGTGATCTATTCACAACACCAATCCAAGGAAACTTCAACCTATAAGCTCTCCCTTCTAAAATCTGTGCAAAAATAATACAGATCAGTACTGAATCAGTAATCAAAACCTTTTAACTTCGTAGAAACTGCTGTCCATTCTTCAGGAGAAGTGATTGAGACTGACACGAAATTCCACACCTAACACAAGAACTCTAAATTTTTCCTCTACATTGTTTGACAAGACTAATTTATCAAACAATTCTCTCAAAATAATAAACAAGTTCAAATAGAACTGAAATCAGGCTCATATTCTCAAAAATATTCAGAATCACTTTCCTAATAATAAGCATCCTTCAGGAAGGAAGCGTCTACTTTCATATTTGATAGATAAATAACCGTACAAAGATGAAAGAATTTCAAatgctttttcaatttttcttttgaaatatCTTCAACTTACGTCAACTGCATCAGTACCCTTATCCATAAGATCAATCTTTGTCAAAACTCCAATTGTCCTGTCCCCTGAAAAATCAATAGAATAAGAATTAGATCAGCAACAGAAAATACATGGAATGCATGCAACACAAAGCACATTAAAgcctacaaaaataaaataaagtaccaGTAGGATCCACTTCGCGGGATATTTTAATTGCATCAGATGTTGCAAGATCTTGATTAGCTGGAGAAATAGCCAAAATTATACAGTTCGGCTGCAAATTAACAACAAATTCAGCACACAACATTTTCACACATGGAAAATCTTAGCTAACATGAAAGTTTCTCAGCAAAGGAAATAaatttaaacaaaataagataataaaaaaataaaataaaaaccaatcaaAACACATCCCCTGTGATGTTTGAAAGAGCAACTATTAAGTGCAGCAAAACAATATACTGTTAGATTTTTTGCATTATGAACAAACTTTCAGAAGATACTCTATTATCTTATAAATTGTACCATACAATTCAAGGAAAGTTATATGATGTTATTTCCTATCAGAGGATTTATCAATTGAGTGGAGGATTTAGCACGTGAA contains the following coding sequences:
- the LOC107630697 gene encoding dynamin-related protein 5A → MESLISLVNKIQRACTALGDHGEASALPTLWDSLPAIAVVGGQSSGKSSVLESVVGKDFLPRGSGIVTRRPLVLQLHKIDEGSREYAEFLHLPRKRFTDFAAVRKEIQDETDRETGRTKQISSVPIHLSIYSPNVVNLTLIDLPGLTKVAVEGQPDSIVQDIENMVRSYIEKPNCIILAISPANQDLATSDAIKISREVDPTGDRTIGVLTKIDLMDKGTDAVDILEGRAYRLKFPWIGVVNRSQQDINKNVDMIAARRREREYFNSTPEYKHLAKRMGSEHLAKMLSKHLETVIKSKIPGIQSLINKTIAELEAELTRLGKPVAADAGGKLYAIMEICRSFDQIFKEHLDGVRPGGDKIYNVFDNQLPAALKRLQFDRQLSMENIRKLITEADGYQPHLIAPEQGYRRLIESSLITIRGPAEAAVDAVHSLLKDLVHKAVSETLDLKQYPGLRVEVGSAAVDSLERMREESKKATLQLVDMECGYLTVDFFRKLPQDVDKGGNPTHSIFDRYNDSYLRRIGTTILSYVNMVCASLRHSIPKSIVYCQVREAKRSLLDHFFTELGKMDQKRLSSLLNEDPAIMERRGALAKRLELYRSAQADIDAVAWSK